A window of the Mesotoga prima MesG1.Ag.4.2 genome harbors these coding sequences:
- a CDS encoding WD40 repeat domain-containing protein codes for MKKIALLASLLFSVVLFSIEYSPDSKAFSATSVAVSLDGEKLVAGYIDNTIKVWSLLDGKLLNNLSFNSSWVTAVAVSPDGKKGIAGYDDGMIIVWDLATGRKIKSLSSHTSTVNDLIVTKDSKTLFSCSSDATVKIWSLADLAFIRTLRGHSGSVFSIVDWPEQSRLYSASEDGTLRIWDSSTGQQVKVIRAEIGALTAVSMDEGRSILILGSEAGQLKSYDVKTWSSLKTTRAHNAQITKILIDNEVVYTASSDRTIKLLSLPSFSLIKMITGHTWDVTEIALSMDGHVLYSSSTDGKLKVWDIEKASAIGTLIGFGDGEYFSYNSQGNWVSSSLAKERVTCENGSSPAEVGKELSSILLQLDKLPRIYTTSEQEINLEKSTVSFAVSQPVIRVTVDEEEVAIGEDGGVVFSPDGEGTYTLRAYDSSGSYDERILTVHFEETVMYVVKEISSYQRGDKVLVDNYRNNEFLVNGEWVDETFLSISPPDLEPPIIIGERTQKVSIGKDKYLTFSVSDNGTLTAAEVIAPDLTVSRRTLNSTSTEVVIEVNGTGVYTVNAYDSDGNKTVATFYLEGEEEPFWVSKDYGSLRKGQQVKVAEEGESCYYVSDYGWVEKDCLSRSPVTTGEPIIDGIPVQYASSAGEKILSFKVSDDVNVKEVVVSGKAYPVNEREREMHIIVNEYGEHLVVAKDVEGNSSEAIFTLSAPDKNEKSNRSLFLLLIPILTLAVLIYIWVVRSSRKKNRKVRL; via the coding sequence TTGAAAAAAATAGCTCTACTGGCTAGTTTGCTTTTCTCAGTGGTACTGTTCAGTATAGAGTATTCACCGGACAGCAAGGCATTCAGCGCTACTTCAGTGGCAGTAAGTTTAGACGGAGAGAAACTTGTCGCAGGTTATATTGATAACACAATCAAAGTCTGGAGCCTTTTGGATGGTAAACTACTGAACAACCTTTCTTTCAATAGTTCATGGGTAACCGCCGTCGCTGTTTCGCCCGATGGTAAGAAGGGTATCGCCGGGTACGACGATGGGATGATTATCGTGTGGGATCTTGCCACGGGAAGAAAAATCAAATCGCTTAGCAGTCATACAAGCACGGTAAACGATCTAATTGTGACGAAAGACAGCAAGACGTTGTTTTCCTGTAGCTCAGATGCTACCGTGAAGATCTGGTCGCTCGCTGACCTGGCTTTTATTAGAACGCTTAGAGGCCATTCCGGATCGGTCTTTTCAATTGTGGATTGGCCTGAACAGAGTCGACTGTACTCTGCTTCAGAAGATGGAACCCTTAGAATCTGGGATTCTTCCACGGGTCAGCAGGTAAAGGTAATCAGAGCGGAAATAGGGGCCCTCACAGCAGTCTCCATGGATGAAGGAAGGTCGATCCTAATTCTTGGATCTGAGGCGGGACAACTGAAATCCTACGATGTCAAGACCTGGTCGTCACTTAAGACCACAAGAGCTCACAATGCACAGATAACAAAAATCTTGATTGACAATGAAGTTGTTTATACTGCGTCCAGTGACAGGACAATAAAACTTCTCTCTCTGCCTTCGTTTAGCCTTATAAAAATGATAACTGGGCACACCTGGGACGTTACTGAGATAGCTCTTTCAATGGATGGTCATGTCCTCTATTCTTCCTCGACAGATGGCAAATTGAAGGTATGGGACATTGAAAAGGCTTCAGCAATAGGAACATTGATTGGTTTTGGTGATGGGGAGTATTTTTCATATAATTCCCAGGGAAACTGGGTCTCTTCATCATTGGCAAAGGAGAGAGTAACCTGTGAAAATGGATCTAGCCCTGCTGAGGTCGGTAAGGAATTGAGTTCCATTCTTCTTCAACTTGATAAGTTGCCAAGAATCTACACTACAAGTGAACAAGAAATAAATTTAGAAAAGAGCACCGTAAGTTTCGCGGTTTCCCAGCCCGTAATAAGAGTAACTGTGGATGAAGAAGAGGTAGCGATTGGAGAAGATGGTGGCGTAGTTTTCTCCCCTGATGGTGAAGGAACTTACACACTTAGAGCCTATGACAGCTCCGGTTCCTACGACGAAAGAATCCTCACTGTTCACTTCGAAGAGACGGTCATGTATGTGGTGAAGGAAATCAGCTCATATCAAAGAGGGGATAAAGTATTAGTGGACAATTACCGAAACAATGAATTTCTAGTTAATGGGGAATGGGTTGATGAAACCTTCTTATCGATATCACCTCCAGATCTTGAACCTCCTATCATAATCGGCGAGAGAACTCAAAAAGTCTCCATTGGGAAAGATAAGTACTTGACATTTTCTGTTTCAGATAACGGAACTTTGACAGCTGCAGAAGTAATAGCGCCCGATCTTACCGTTTCGCGTCGCACTCTCAATTCAACATCAACGGAAGTTGTTATTGAAGTTAACGGAACTGGTGTTTACACTGTCAACGCCTACGATTCCGATGGGAATAAGACAGTTGCTACCTTTTATCTAGAGGGAGAAGAGGAACCCTTCTGGGTCTCCAAGGATTATGGCAGCCTGAGGAAAGGTCAGCAAGTTAAGGTTGCTGAAGAAGGCGAGAGCTGCTACTACGTTTCAGATTATGGCTGGGTTGAAAAGGACTGTCTCTCAAGAAGCCCTGTCACAACGGGGGAGCCGATAATTGATGGAATTCCTGTTCAGTATGCGTCTTCTGCAGGCGAAAAGATTTTAAGCTTCAAAGTCAGTGACGACGTAAACGTAAAAGAGGTTGTGGTTTCCGGGAAGGCCTATCCAGTAAATGAAAGGGAAAGGGAAATGCACATTATTGTGAACGAATATGGTGAACACCTTGTTGTTGCAAAAGATGTCGAGGGAAATTCCTCGGAAGCGATTTTTACTCTGTCGGCCCCTGATAAAAATGAAAAGAGCAATAGGAGTCTGTTTTTGTTGCTAATCCCGATTTTGACACTTGCAGTACTGATTTACATTTGGGTTGTGAGATCGTCGAGGAAAAAGAACCGAAAGGTAAGGCTTTGA
- a CDS encoding VOC family protein yields MNIENSIVFFGTEDLGLTNSFYVSLLGLKLYKDQNSCQIFLTQGGGMIGFCNHLNLDSQRNNSIITLLTNEVDEFYRKLKDAGVTCSEPTVSQEFKIYHFFTKDPNGYRLEIQKFL; encoded by the coding sequence GTGAATATTGAGAATTCTATCGTCTTCTTCGGAACTGAAGATCTAGGTTTAACAAACTCGTTTTATGTAAGCCTTCTTGGCCTTAAACTATATAAAGATCAGAATAGCTGTCAAATATTCCTAACTCAAGGCGGTGGAATGATAGGCTTCTGCAATCATCTCAATCTTGACTCTCAAAGAAATAACTCTATCATTACCTTGTTGACCAATGAGGTTGATGAATTCTACCGCAAATTGAAAGATGCTGGCGTGACGTGTTCCGAACCAACCGTAAGCCAGGAATTCAAGATCTATCATTTCTTTACAAAGGATCCAAATGGTTATCGGTTGGAGATACAGAAATTTCTATGA
- a CDS encoding NAD(P)/FAD-dependent oxidoreductase has protein sequence MKIGVVGFGAASIGFISEILDEDHEIHVLERSKDIFSSSISGIRSDGKIFVSETMGGDMEIPLAIQNEVVDFYLEKLNPDDRREVKRGVSFDRRSRFFDLFYSKGFEPVNSTFWHIGTDKLSSVLTKIFEEFSTRNNLKFHFGSRVDDIDIEDEKIILRGEGFEAVFDYVVVAVGRSGHSLIKKVTDRYPEIVASSNTVDIGVRFEIPDHVVEEINEEMYEFKVRLKTKTGYTVRTFCNNPSGKVVLENYDDFVTVNGHSNSGGSSENTNFAILCTTRFTEPFRDPIGYGSYISRLSNILAGGRKVILQTYEDFIQTKRTKRLGRVKPTLPEGDYILGDINLVLPRRISVSITEFVEKLSEVIPGISYPDNLMYAVEVKFYSNKINNSRYKNLKFIGDCSGHTRSITYATGHGRLTGYSLK, from the coding sequence ATGAAAATCGGAGTTGTGGGATTTGGAGCAGCATCGATAGGTTTCATAAGTGAAATTTTAGATGAGGATCATGAAATTCATGTTCTGGAGCGTTCAAAAGATATTTTCAGTTCCAGTATAAGCGGAATACGGTCCGATGGAAAGATCTTCGTGTCGGAAACAATGGGAGGAGACATGGAGATTCCTCTCGCGATCCAGAATGAAGTCGTTGACTTCTACCTGGAAAAACTCAATCCAGATGATAGGCGCGAGGTGAAAAGAGGTGTCTCTTTTGATAGAAGATCGCGTTTCTTCGATCTCTTTTATTCAAAAGGCTTCGAGCCTGTTAATTCTACCTTCTGGCATATAGGTACAGATAAACTAAGTTCGGTGCTTACAAAGATATTTGAGGAATTCTCGACTAGAAATAATCTTAAATTTCACTTTGGTTCTAGAGTGGATGACATAGACATCGAAGACGAGAAAATAATCCTTCGCGGCGAGGGATTCGAGGCTGTATTTGACTATGTCGTGGTAGCTGTTGGAAGGAGCGGCCATTCACTAATAAAGAAAGTGACAGACCGCTATCCTGAAATCGTGGCTTCTAGCAACACAGTCGATATTGGAGTTAGATTTGAAATCCCAGATCATGTGGTGGAAGAAATCAACGAAGAGATGTACGAGTTTAAAGTGAGACTCAAAACCAAGACAGGATATACAGTAAGAACCTTCTGCAATAACCCTTCAGGAAAGGTAGTTCTAGAGAACTACGATGATTTTGTGACAGTGAATGGTCACTCGAACTCGGGTGGGAGTTCTGAAAACACCAATTTTGCGATACTTTGTACTACGCGATTTACTGAGCCCTTTCGTGATCCAATAGGATATGGCTCATATATTAGCAGGCTAAGTAATATTCTGGCTGGTGGCAGGAAAGTGATCCTTCAGACTTACGAGGACTTCATACAAACCAAGAGAACTAAGAGGTTAGGGAGAGTTAAGCCCACGCTACCTGAAGGAGATTATATTCTTGGAGATATTAATCTTGTGCTGCCAAGGAGAATATCCGTTTCCATTACAGAATTTGTTGAGAAACTAAGTGAAGTAATCCCGGGAATCTCTTATCCAGACAATCTCATGTATGCCGTGGAAGTCAAATTTTACTCAAACAAGATCAACAACAGTCGCTATAAGAATCTGAAATTCATTGGCGATTGCAGCGGCCATACGAGATCAATTACCTACGCAACTGGACACGGAAGGCTTACCGGTTATTCTCTGAAATGA
- a CDS encoding Ldh family oxidoreductase: MNEIYKDVVWVDFDTLEAFMKDVFVGIGVPEEDAKICANVLITSDKRGIDSHGIGRLKPIYVDRIRAGIQNPITEFEIVRESATTAVIDGHNGMGHVIAFKSMKLAIEKAKRYGMGMVAVRNSTHYGIAGYYPIMAVENGMIGITGTNARPSIAPTFGVENMLGTNPLTFGIPTDEKFPFVLDCATSVAQRGKIEVYARAGKELPEGWVIGLDGRPRTDTQKILIDLTKGEAALTPLGGIGEETAGYKGYGYATVVEILSAALQTGSYLKMLTGIADNNEKKPIPIGHFFIAIDIEPFTQLDDFKKLAGDILRELRKSKKAPGQERIYTAGEKEYEAWQFRKNRGAPLNEVLRKQLVQLRDELRLHRYKFSWE, translated from the coding sequence GTGAACGAAATCTACAAAGATGTAGTTTGGGTCGATTTTGATACTCTGGAAGCTTTCATGAAGGATGTATTTGTTGGAATCGGGGTTCCAGAAGAAGACGCGAAAATCTGCGCAAATGTTCTCATCACCTCAGATAAACGGGGAATTGATTCACATGGTATTGGCAGATTGAAACCTATCTATGTGGATCGAATCCGCGCTGGCATTCAAAATCCCATCACTGAGTTCGAAATCGTCAGAGAAAGTGCTACGACAGCAGTAATTGACGGCCACAATGGAATGGGTCATGTGATAGCGTTCAAATCAATGAAACTTGCTATTGAAAAAGCAAAGAGATATGGAATGGGAATGGTTGCCGTAAGAAATTCAACACATTATGGAATAGCGGGTTACTACCCAATTATGGCAGTTGAAAACGGAATGATAGGCATTACAGGCACTAATGCTCGTCCGTCAATTGCCCCGACATTTGGTGTGGAAAATATGTTGGGAACGAACCCCCTGACTTTTGGAATCCCTACAGATGAGAAGTTTCCTTTTGTTCTCGACTGCGCTACTTCTGTGGCACAAAGAGGAAAGATCGAGGTGTACGCTCGAGCGGGAAAAGAGTTACCAGAGGGATGGGTCATCGGTCTAGATGGGAGACCCAGGACCGACACTCAAAAAATACTGATTGATTTGACAAAGGGTGAAGCCGCTCTAACTCCCCTGGGCGGCATAGGCGAGGAGACAGCCGGGTATAAGGGATACGGCTACGCAACTGTTGTTGAGATTCTGTCGGCCGCGCTGCAAACGGGAAGCTATCTGAAGATGTTAACAGGAATTGCCGATAACAACGAAAAAAAGCCGATTCCAATAGGCCATTTCTTCATCGCGATAGACATAGAACCGTTCACACAACTAGATGACTTTAAGAAGCTTGCGGGAGACATTCTCAGAGAACTCAGGAAATCCAAAAAGGCACCGGGTCAAGAAAGAATCTACACCGCAGGTGAAAAGGAATATGAAGCCTGGCAATTTAGGAAAAACAGAGGTGCCCCTTTAAACGAGGTTTTAAGAAAGCAACTTGTGCAACTACGGGACGAACTGCGGCTTCATAGGTACAAGTTCAGCTGGGAATAA
- a CDS encoding flavin reductase family protein, whose product MKDRIGPGIYLYPMPVVVIGTMNEERPNYTTIALCGVVEVQPPMIQISLAKSRLSCKNIEDTGYFSVNVPSLDMLRGVDYMGIHSGKTTDKSELFRTFLGEKGNVPMIEEAPLNMECELVSKFEFGGAHIAFVGEVVQTYCSESCLVDGLPNIKKISPVTFSVYDNSYWSIGMHLGKAWNIGIKYTPPKEGTD is encoded by the coding sequence TTGAAGGACAGAATTGGACCAGGAATATACCTCTACCCAATGCCTGTGGTGGTTATAGGAACGATGAATGAAGAGAGGCCTAATTACACCACGATCGCGCTTTGTGGAGTTGTGGAGGTGCAGCCGCCCATGATTCAGATCTCTCTGGCAAAGAGCAGACTGAGTTGCAAGAATATAGAGGATACCGGGTATTTCAGTGTGAATGTTCCTTCCCTTGACATGTTAAGAGGGGTAGACTACATGGGAATTCATTCTGGGAAGACCACTGACAAATCAGAACTCTTTAGAACCTTTCTAGGTGAAAAGGGAAATGTGCCTATGATTGAAGAGGCACCTTTGAATATGGAATGTGAGCTGGTTAGTAAATTTGAGTTCGGTGGAGCACACATTGCATTTGTTGGAGAGGTTGTTCAAACATATTGTTCTGAATCGTGTCTTGTTGATGGACTTCCAAATATCAAGAAGATAAGTCCGGTAACCTTCTCCGTTTATGACAATTCTTATTGGTCCATTGGTATGCACCTTGGGAAGGCATGGAATATTGGAATAAAATACACCCCTCCAAAAGAAGGCACGGATTAG